The genomic window GGCCTCTGTCATGGCCGTATCCGTCCTGAACCTGAACTCTGAACTGAACATCCGAGCCCGCCGAAGCCGCAGGAGCGGTGGCGGAGATGCCGCCGAGGGCAATGAGAGCGGCGAGGCCGGCTTTTGCGAAGGTGTTGAACATGAAACTCACTCCGTTTGTTCTTCGCCGACAGGGGGACGTCCCTCAGCGATTGAGGAGACCCTAGCCTCACGCATCTGAATATGAACAGAACCGCATGTTCAGCAGAGGTTCATGGTTATTAACGGGAAGACACAGACACTCCAATGGAAGATCAGGCCGAAATATGCAGCACGATTTCACGACGGTGCGGCTGGTCCCGGTGCTCGAACAGATAAAGCCCCTGCCATGTGCCGAGAACGAGCCTGCCCTCTCCGATCGGCACACCGATGGAAACCGCAGTGAGAGCCGATTTGATATGGGCGGGCATGTCGTCGGGACCTTCCAGCGTATGGACAACCCAGCGCATCGAGGCATCGTCCGAAGGCGGTACGAGGCGGGAGAAAAACATTGAAAGATCGCGCCGGACATCCGGATCGGCATTTTCCTGGATAAGCAGGGAGCAGGAGGTGTGCCGGACGAAGACAGTCAGCAAGCCTTCGCTCACGCCGGCCTCTCTCACGAAACCCTTGGCCTCGGATGTGAACTCGTAAAGCCCCTGACCATGGGTGGCGACGGTTATTTTCTTCTGTGGCACAGTTTTCTTTCAAACAGGCGGGAACAAAATCGGCGAAGCGAACGTTACGCGATGTCAAATTTTATCCGATGACGGTAGAGATAAGACAATAACGCGACGACGGCCCGTAGCAACTAACGGAAAACCGGCGTCTCGGTTGCAAAAAACGGGGAAGGATTGGCAATATCAGAATGAATTATTCAGGCTTCCCCGTCCCTCGACGAACAGAATATTTTCAGCGCAAGACAAGTACCAAGATGGGCACAGGGTGCGAGAGACTGTTTCATGGCATCCACTGACTATCAAGTCGACCTGACCAATTGCGATCGCGAACCCATCCACATTCCAGGTTACATTCAACCGCATGGCTGTCTGATCGCCTGCGACAATGCCCTTCGCATGGTCCTGCGCCATTCGGAAAACTGTCGCGACATTCTGGGCATCGAAGGCGATCTGAACGGCAGGACTGCCGAAGAGGTGCTCGGCAAAGACCTCGTCCACGATCTCCGCAACGCGCTGACAGTCACCGGCAGAACCACCCGCCCGGCCATGTTACCCGCGATGGAATCAAACGACGGCCGCAGCTTCGATATTTCGCTCCACCGCTACAAATCCACCACTATCATCGAATTCGAGCCCTCGGGCAGCGAGACGCAGCCGCTCGGTACGGCGCGCAAGATGGTGGACCGCATCCGCGAGGCTGACAGCGTCGAAAGCCTGATCTCCAGAACGACGCGCCTGATAAAGGCGACGCTGGGTTACGACCGGGTGATGATCTACCGTTTCGAGGAAGACGGCGCCGGCAAGGTCGTGTCGGAGGCAAAGCAGCCGGAGCTGGAAAGCTTTCTCGGGCAATATTTCCCCGCCAGCGATATTCCGCAGCAGGCCAGAACACTCTATCTCAAGAACACGCTACGCATCATCTCTGACGCCAGCGGCATCCGGATTCCGGTCCTGCCGGCTGTCGATGCCTCCGGTGAGCCGCTCGATCTCTCTTACGCGCATCTGCGCAGCGTCTCGCCCATCCATTGCGAATATCTCCGCAATATGGGTGTCGCCGCCGCCATGTCGATTTCGGTGATTGTCGATGGGGCGCTGTGGGGCCTGATCGCCTGCCATCATTATTCCCCGCGTGTGCTGACCATGCCGGTCCGGATCGCCGCGGAAATGTTCGGGGAATTTTTCTCCATGCATCTGCAGGTTCTGAAGCAGAAGCGCCGGCTCGATACCGTCAACCACGCCCATGCGGCGCTCGACCGTTTTCTCCGGCTTGCCGCCCATCACGCCAACATTGAAGAACTGCTGGTCGACAGTTTTCAGGATTTTTCCGATCTGATGCCCTGCGACGGTGTCGGGCTATGGGTCGGGAACAACTGGCACAGCCAAGGCGCAACGCCGCCGCATGATGCCATTCCAAGGCTGGCGCGTTTCGTCGCTTCGGTTTCGGAAGGCAAGGTCTGGGCAACGCATGCCCTGTCGCAGGCCATACCGGAAGCGGAAATCTACGCCGGCACCGCAGCCGGAATGCTCGCTATCCCGCTCTCGCAGGTCAAGAACGACTACCTCCTGTTTTTCCGTAAGGAGATCGTGCAGAACCTGAACTGGGCCGGCAATCCGGAAAAGTCCTATGAGACCGGCCCGATGGGTGATCGCCTCACGCCGCGTAAAAGCTTCGCCATCTGGAAAGAGACCGTCCGCCTGCAGGCGCAGCCCTGGTCGGAAGCCGACCGGGAAATCGCCGAAGCGGCGAGAATCGCGCTTGTCGAGGTGGCATTCCATCACAGCGAGCTGATGGCCGGCGAAAGAGAGCGCGCCGAAGTGCGCCAGCGCATGCTGAACGAGGAGCTTAATCACCGCGTCAAGAATGTTCTCGCCATCATCAAATCGCTGGTCGGCAACCCCTCGCAGGAGGGCAAGACCCTGCAGGAATATGTCACCGCGCTGAAGGGCCGCATTCAGGCACTATCCTTTGCTCATGACCAGATCATTCGCGGCGAAGGCGGCGGTGCACTGCGCGATCTGGTGGAGGCCGAATTGTCGCCCCATCGTTCGCCGGAAACAACGGTGAAGCTCGAAGGCCCCCAGATCACGCTCGATTCCCGCGCTTTCTCAGTGATGGCGCTGGTTCTGCACGAACTGGCAACGAACGCCGCCAAATATGGCGCGCTTTCACAAAATGGCGGGCAGTTGCATGTGCGCTGGGATATTAACGAGAACCGCGATTGCGAAATATCGTGGCAGGAGACCTTGCTGACCACGTTGCCTGCACCATCGCGCGCCGGTTTCGGCACGGCGCTGATCAGCCGCAGCATTCCCTACGATCTCGGCGGGCGCAGCACGATACGTTATTTGCCGAATGGGCTGGAGGCAGAGATTCTCCTGCCGTTCCGCCATGTTTCATCGACCTCGACAGCGTCCGAGACAAAAACCGAGGGGGAAACCGTGCCCCAACCCAGACATTACAACCGGGAGGAGCCGTTGAAAGTATTGCTCGTCGAAGACCAGATGCTGATTGCCATGGATGTCGAAAACATGCTGGAAGATAATGGCATCAAGGCAATCGAAACCGCGACCTCGTCGGCCATGGCGCTTGAGAAGCTGAAAACCTATGTGCCTGACGTCGCCATTCTCGACATCAATCTCGGTTCCGACACCTCTATCCCCATCGCCCGCGAACTCCACCGCCGCGGCATCCCTTTCCTCTTCGCCACCGGTTATGCGGACGGCAGCATGGTGCCGGATGAATTCGGCAATGTGCCGGTTATCCGCAAGCCCTATGACGAGGATGCGCTGATGGCGGGAATTGGGGTGTTGGTGGGGGATCCGGAGCGGGTATAGTAGGCGTTATCCGTAACGGATCCTCCACATCCTCGGGCTTGTCCCGAGAATCTGCAACCCATTGGACGTGCTTGAATCCTTGGCACAAGCCGAAGGATGACGAATGGCAGGTCTCGGGACCGGCCGCCTATCCTCACTGAAATTGCGCAAAACCCCGCTTTTTTGCGTCTTCCGGGCTGACTTCATTCCCGATTTTAAAGCGGAATTCCGTCACGGTGTAATTTTCCAGATCGACTTCGCACTGGAATGAGACATCGTGCCAACCGTTACCCGTGTTGAACGCACCGCCGGAAGCGTCGATCGAATTGCCGGAAATCCTGCCTCCAGTGTCCGAATAGGGGATCATGCCTCTGGCGGCAAAACCCGCCCCCTGAATTTGAGCCAGGGCTTCGGTGCTGCAAAGCTGGACGATACGGCGACGGGGCGGCAGATCGCCGAACATCTGTCGTCTCTGGGCCGGTGAAAGCATGGAGGAAGACAGCACATGTTTGGCGGCGGGAAGCTTCGCGGGTTTCTTTTCAGCAACCTCCGCAGGCTTTTCCTCCGCCGGCTTGGCCTGTGGCACGGGCGGCTGCTCCGGCTGTGTTTCTTCCTTTACGGTTGAAACGGCAATCTCCCCCTGCTCGGCGGAAGCCTGAAGATCGCTGTTGGCGGCGGGTGGTGCGGGCTTCTCCTCAACGGCCTTTTCAGGCTGGCTTTCGGGCTCCTCGGACGTTTCGCTCTTTTCCGCTTCCTCCGTCTTT from Agrobacterium tumefaciens includes these protein-coding regions:
- a CDS encoding HWE histidine kinase domain-containing protein, producing MASTDYQVDLTNCDREPIHIPGYIQPHGCLIACDNALRMVLRHSENCRDILGIEGDLNGRTAEEVLGKDLVHDLRNALTVTGRTTRPAMLPAMESNDGRSFDISLHRYKSTTIIEFEPSGSETQPLGTARKMVDRIREADSVESLISRTTRLIKATLGYDRVMIYRFEEDGAGKVVSEAKQPELESFLGQYFPASDIPQQARTLYLKNTLRIISDASGIRIPVLPAVDASGEPLDLSYAHLRSVSPIHCEYLRNMGVAAAMSISVIVDGALWGLIACHHYSPRVLTMPVRIAAEMFGEFFSMHLQVLKQKRRLDTVNHAHAALDRFLRLAAHHANIEELLVDSFQDFSDLMPCDGVGLWVGNNWHSQGATPPHDAIPRLARFVASVSEGKVWATHALSQAIPEAEIYAGTAAGMLAIPLSQVKNDYLLFFRKEIVQNLNWAGNPEKSYETGPMGDRLTPRKSFAIWKETVRLQAQPWSEADREIAEAARIALVEVAFHHSELMAGERERAEVRQRMLNEELNHRVKNVLAIIKSLVGNPSQEGKTLQEYVTALKGRIQALSFAHDQIIRGEGGGALRDLVEAELSPHRSPETTVKLEGPQITLDSRAFSVMALVLHELATNAAKYGALSQNGGQLHVRWDINENRDCEISWQETLLTTLPAPSRAGFGTALISRSIPYDLGGRSTIRYLPNGLEAEILLPFRHVSSTSTASETKTEGETVPQPRHYNREEPLKVLLVEDQMLIAMDVENMLEDNGIKAIETATSSAMALEKLKTYVPDVAILDINLGSDTSIPIARELHRRGIPFLFATGYADGSMVPDEFGNVPVIRKPYDEDALMAGIGVLVGDPERV
- a CDS encoding DUF930 domain-containing protein; this translates as MPVSVLLHLVIVALFFFELPERMAEPQEPESVSVELVPPPEEKKTEEPPPPAAAAKEEKPQPPPPPPPPKEEVKPSPQPQATLPAIAMRPEETQADPADKPGKTEEAEKSETSEEPESQPEKAVEEKPAPPAANSDLQASAEQGEIAVSTVKEETQPEQPPVPQAKPAEEKPAEVAEKKPAKLPAAKHVLSSSMLSPAQRRQMFGDLPPRRRIVQLCSTEALAQIQGAGFAARGMIPYSDTGGRISGNSIDASGGAFNTGNGWHDVSFQCEVDLENYTVTEFRFKIGNEVSPEDAKKRGFAQFQ
- a CDS encoding secondary thiamine-phosphate synthase enzyme YjbQ, coding for MPQKKITVATHGQGLYEFTSEAKGFVREAGVSEGLLTVFVRHTSCSLLIQENADPDVRRDLSMFFSRLVPPSDDASMRWVVHTLEGPDDMPAHIKSALTAVSIGVPIGEGRLVLGTWQGLYLFEHRDQPHRREIVLHISA